From the genome of Bacteroidota bacterium:
TTGTTATTGAAATGTTTTTCTGAATAACAGAAAGATGTTTTCTTTCAGCCGGTGTTTTTTGCGTTGAGGTATCGGGTGCGATATCTTTGTTCAGTTTAGTTTCTTCTGATTCTACAAAACCTGCAAAGGCCTGTTCGCGATTATTTGTAACAGGAGGAATCTTATTCTCCGCAACCGTAATTGTTTGAGCTTCGCTGTACATACCGATCGTCAGCATAATGAGCAGGCAGTTTATTTTTTTCATTTTATATTAATTTTTTCGACACAAGATTAAACAATAATTTCATTGGTGAAAGAACCAATTATACCAGCTCTACTTAAAACACTTAAGTGTATATCGCAAAACACTTAGGTGTTTTTATTCACCAAAACACTTAAGTGTTTTGGCTTTCGCAGGCAGCTATTGGGCTTTAGTGGTATATATCAAAGACCTGTGATGGAAGAAAAAATGATTTCCAGGCAATTTAATTGTTAATAATTTTTTTAAAAATCACTCTTGTGTGGTTTTAAAATTTAGCTTTGCGAGACAAAATTCAGACTTTAACTGCCCTACATTCATTTTAAAAACAAATTAATCGCTCCCTTTACGTTAAAATCCGAAAATGGCAAAAAAACAGATCAGTATCCTTATTGTAGACGACCATCAAATGATAAGAGACGGGATACAAACAATGCTTACCGCTCAGATCGGCGACGTTAATTATATCATTGATTACTCAGCCGTAACCGATGACGCGTTGGAGAAAACAAAAAACAAACATTACGATATTATTCTTCTGGATTACAACTTAGGCGGCATGAATGGAGCTGAGGTCGCGAAACAAATGCTTACGGTAACCCCTGACCTGAAAATACTGGCCGTCTCCGGGTATGATGAATACGCTAATGTTAAAAATATGGTCGATGCCGGAGTGCGTGGTTATTTACTCAAGGATATTGGTCCTGCTGAATTAAAAAAAGCTATTGAAACCGTTTTAAATGGTGAAACATATTACAGCTATTCGATCATCCCTAAGTTGCAGGCCCCTGTTAAAAGCAGTAACGACGGACTCTCTTCGCATAAAAACACTAAAACCAAACGCTCGGAAAATGCAGTAATTCCAAAAGGGATACACTTAACTGACCGGGAAAGAGCTATTATTAAACTTTTAGCGGTTAAAAAACCTTACGACGAGATCGCGAAAGAGCTGAGTATAAGTAAACGAACGGTGGAAAGTCACAGGTATAATATGTTAAACAAGTTAAATGTGAAGAATACCGCTTCCCTTATTACTTACGTGAATGCATTAGGCTTAATTTAAATTTTTCGCTTAGGCCGCTAACGCCAAAAAGTGACTTCATCTTTTCACAGAACCTACTTACCACCGGTCCGACAACCAAACGATCAATGACCTGATCCCGAACCCCTGCCCTGGCTTACCTTGTTTTGATATAAGTACGGACTGATATTAAAAAAGCGAAGCCCGATCTCAACTCCCCCTCTACCCCACGTTGCCGATGAAAGTGCCGAAGCATTCACATCATAACTGATACCGACTGAAAACTGGTTGAACTCGTAAAGAAGTGTGGGGATAAATGCATCCGCCATCCGGTAATAACAGCCTGCTGAAATTGACTTTGGCTTATTTACTCCTGTATATTTGGATTCCTGCCTGATCGAATATTTAAAAAGTATACCGGCTATGGCTTCCTTTTGAACGCCCTGTAAATAAACCAACGCCGATGGGCCAATTGAAAGAGGTGTATTGTGTATGCCGATCAGCACATTGGCATGAAATGTACATTTAATGAATTGCTTCCCGAACGAATTACCTGAAACAAATGTTTGGCCGGGACGATTTAAATGATCCATGGAAAATCCGACTTTAACCGACTTTTGATCATTGGCGCTTATGGAAGTGGCCTCTGTATTATAACTATAAAGAATTCCACCGGAAAGATCTCCATTCATAAAATTCAGATATGAAAAGGATTCCCCGGATGAAATGC
Proteins encoded in this window:
- a CDS encoding PorP/SprF family type IX secretion system membrane protein gives rise to the protein MKKLILFLAVCVSEAFAQDVHFSQYEFSPLMLNPALTSVDKHLQAAVQHKDQWRSLNGYRTSALSFEMKFDPKNWIKIKRKTEVYTPRGDAGFAFGINVFSDVAGDGNMKQLAASFALAYHLQVSAHSRLSTGVKAGIIQRSISPEGLRFNSQYTPGGAYSSGISSGESFSYLNFMNGDLSGGILYSYNTEATSISANDQKSVKVGFSMDHLNRPGQTFVSGNSFGKQFIKCTFHANVLIGIHNTPLSIGPSALVYLQGVQKEAIAGILFKYSIRQESKYTGVNKPKSISAGCYYRMADAFIPTLLYEFNQFSVGISYDVNASALSSATWGRGGVEIGLRFFNISPYLYQNKVSQGRGSGSGH
- a CDS encoding response regulator transcription factor; this encodes MAKKQISILIVDDHQMIRDGIQTMLTAQIGDVNYIIDYSAVTDDALEKTKNKHYDIILLDYNLGGMNGAEVAKQMLTVTPDLKILAVSGYDEYANVKNMVDAGVRGYLLKDIGPAELKKAIETVLNGETYYSYSIIPKLQAPVKSSNDGLSSHKNTKTKRSENAVIPKGIHLTDRERAIIKLLAVKKPYDEIAKELSISKRTVESHRYNMLNKLNVKNTASLITYVNALGLI